Proteins from one Bacillota bacterium genomic window:
- the sucC gene encoding succinate--CoA ligase subunit beta (catalyzes the interconversion of succinyl-CoA and succinate), producing the protein MKLFEFQAKRIFTQYGLPVPQSDLLLSSQDVPKLPFPLVLKTQVLTGGRGKAGGIKLCSEKTELRALLTQLFDMKIKDDPVRAVLAEEKAEIAQEYYLSIVLQGGTARPLLIASPAGGMDIEQVAAQTPEKIIRIPIDPLIGPQDYQIRYLAKHLGYQSKGGLKDFISKLYQAFSELDATLVEINPLASTDAGLLALDGKVTLDDKADFRQGELLKELREEQQALPGADSTPALGSEDTITYVPLTGTVGLISDGAGTGMLTLDLIKDAGGEAANFCEMGGLTSPEVMYKAMETVLADPNVKSLLVVLIGGFNRMDEMAEGIVNYQQAHGLEIPVIVRMCGTMEEEGKKIMAQAGIPAYDDLLAAIEAAVQGAEGDSKWQS; encoded by the coding sequence ATGAAGCTGTTTGAATTCCAGGCCAAGAGAATTTTCACCCAATATGGCCTACCAGTGCCGCAAAGTGATTTACTGCTGTCCTCACAAGATGTTCCCAAGCTACCCTTTCCCTTAGTCTTAAAAACTCAAGTTCTAACCGGCGGACGAGGTAAGGCCGGTGGCATCAAGCTCTGTTCAGAGAAAACAGAGCTGAGGGCTCTACTTACCCAGCTCTTTGACATGAAAATAAAAGACGATCCGGTCCGCGCCGTGCTAGCCGAAGAAAAGGCAGAGATTGCCCAAGAGTATTACCTTTCCATTGTCTTACAAGGCGGAACTGCCCGGCCGCTACTCATCGCCAGCCCTGCCGGCGGTATGGATATAGAACAAGTGGCGGCGCAAACGCCGGAGAAAATTATCAGAATCCCAATTGATCCTCTAATAGGACCACAAGACTACCAAATACGCTACTTAGCCAAACATCTAGGCTACCAAAGTAAAGGCGGGCTTAAGGACTTTATCTCTAAGCTTTATCAAGCATTCAGCGAGCTAGACGCTACTCTGGTGGAGATCAATCCCCTGGCCTCTACCGATGCGGGGCTACTGGCGTTAGACGGCAAAGTTACCCTGGATGACAAAGCCGATTTTCGACAAGGCGAATTATTGAAGGAGCTACGAGAAGAGCAGCAAGCATTACCGGGGGCTGATTCGACTCCAGCTCTTGGGAGCGAGGATACCATCACTTATGTTCCCCTGACCGGAACAGTAGGCCTTATCAGTGACGGTGCCGGTACCGGCATGCTTACCCTAGATCTAATCAAAGACGCCGGAGGCGAAGCCGCCAACTTCTGCGAGATGGGCGGACTTACTAGCCCCGAAGTTATGTACAAAGCCATGGAAACAGTACTCGCCGATCCCAATGTTAAGAGTTTGCTGGTAGTTCTCATCGGTGGCTTCAACCGCATGGACGAAATGGCCGAGGGTATTGTCAACTATCAACAAGCCCACGGACTCGAGATTCCGGTCATTGTCCGCATGTGCGGAACCATGGAAGAAGAGGGCAAAAAAATAATGGCCCAAGCCGGTATTCCTGCCTACGACGATTTGTTAGCGGCGATAGAGGCGGCAGTCCAGGGAGCGGAGGGTGACAGCAAATGGCAATCCTAA
- a CDS encoding ketoisovalerate oxidoreductase, whose protein sequence is MKPISIRLCGFGGQGVVLSAVILGTAAVTKRGLYAVQTQSYGSEARGGQCQAELIISDQLINSPMVDKKDLLIALSQSALDRYLPSLRAGGTLIIDPQLVKNTHSCQERVIPVPATETAVHLGSRISANMVVLGFLQQSTGLLTKEDLVAVIKELTRPRFLDTNLRAVDEGIKLAQGVTVEV, encoded by the coding sequence ATGAAGCCGATAAGCATTAGACTATGTGGCTTTGGCGGCCAAGGAGTTGTGCTGTCAGCAGTAATACTGGGTACGGCGGCTGTTACCAAGAGAGGACTGTACGCTGTTCAAACTCAATCCTATGGCTCTGAAGCCCGTGGCGGCCAATGCCAAGCCGAACTTATCATTTCTGATCAGCTAATTAACTCACCCATGGTGGATAAGAAGGACCTTCTCATTGCCTTGTCTCAGAGTGCGCTGGATCGTTACTTACCTAGTTTGCGTGCGGGTGGCACCTTGATCATTGATCCCCAGTTAGTAAAGAACACCCACAGCTGCCAAGAAAGAGTCATCCCGGTGCCAGCTACGGAGACGGCTGTCCATTTGGGTAGCAGAATCTCGGCCAATATGGTAGTCTTAGGCTTTTTACAACAAAGTACCGGCCTTTTAACCAAAGAAGACTTGGTTGCCGTTATCAAAGAGCTGACTCGACCGAGATTTTTAGACACAAATCTACGCGCAGTAGACGAAGGGATTAAACTCGCCCAAGGGGTAACGGTGGAGGTCTAA
- a CDS encoding 4Fe-4S dicluster domain-containing protein, with product MTVHIDGTICKGCALCLHYCPRGVFQITDQINEKGYNIAGVAHPEKCTKCKLCEMNCPD from the coding sequence GTGACTGTTCATATAGACGGTACCATCTGCAAAGGCTGCGCCCTTTGCCTCCACTACTGCCCGCGCGGCGTGTTCCAAATAACCGACCAGATAAACGAAAAAGGCTACAATATCGCCGGCGTAGCCCACCCGGAGAAATGCACCAAGTGTAAACTGTGTGAGATGAATTGCCCAGAT
- the sucD gene encoding succinate--CoA ligase subunit alpha, with protein sequence MAILIDENTKVLVQGITGRSGALQTKVMKEYGTKIVAGVTPGKGGNTVEGIPVYDFVAEAVAEHAIDAAISFVPPRFTKDACFEIIQAGIKFLVITAEGIPDHDVVDILAYAQANGCTVLGPGTAGVISPGKCKLGAHPPRMYIQGSVGLVSKSGALSYEIGKMLTEAGIGQSTVLAIGGGPIWGLTQKEVVELFEHDPETDIIVLVGEIGGTMEEEAAEFIAEQVTKPVVAMIVGRAAPKGKSLGHAGAIIEGNRGTAQAKIEALSQAGAHIARTPQQIVDLIKHIRGDDK encoded by the coding sequence ATGGCAATCCTAATCGACGAAAATACCAAGGTGTTAGTTCAAGGCATCACCGGCCGCTCAGGGGCGCTTCAGACCAAAGTGATGAAAGAGTACGGGACCAAGATTGTGGCCGGTGTGACGCCGGGCAAGGGCGGCAACACGGTTGAAGGCATTCCGGTGTACGATTTTGTCGCCGAAGCCGTAGCCGAGCATGCAATTGATGCCGCCATCAGTTTCGTCCCACCCCGTTTTACCAAAGATGCTTGTTTCGAGATCATCCAGGCAGGGATAAAATTCCTGGTAATTACGGCCGAAGGTATACCGGATCACGATGTAGTAGATATACTGGCTTATGCCCAAGCCAACGGTTGTACAGTGCTAGGACCGGGTACCGCCGGCGTAATTTCCCCGGGGAAATGTAAACTGGGGGCCCATCCGCCCCGGATGTATATCCAAGGCAGCGTAGGCCTGGTGTCTAAGAGCGGAGCCTTGTCCTACGAGATCGGAAAAATGCTCACCGAAGCCGGCATCGGCCAATCCACTGTCCTGGCTATCGGCGGCGGCCCTATCTGGGGTTTGACGCAAAAAGAGGTCGTAGAACTGTTCGAACATGATCCCGAAACAGATATCATCGTCCTGGTGGGCGAGATTGGCGGCACCATGGAAGAAGAAGCGGCTGAATTCATAGCTGAGCAAGTGACCAAACCGGTAGTAGCCATGATCGTTGGCCGAGCAGCTCCTAAAGGGAAATCCCTAGGCCATGCCGGCGCAATCATCGAAGGCAACCGCGGCACCGCCCAAGCCAAGATTGAGGCTCTTAGCCAAGCCGGTGCCCACATCGCCCGTACCCCCCAGCAGATCGTCGACCTGATCAAACACATCCGAGGTGATGATAAGTGA